The following is a genomic window from Staphylococcus capitis subsp. capitis.
ATGCGTATTCAAATCATTGTTTAGTCAGCCTGATACATAGATATATGTTTAAACTCATTATTCGTTTGAACTCTTAAAGTGAATATAAAGCGATAGTTTTTTATATTAACATTAAATCAAAATAAAATTAAGATATATTTAATAATATTGTACGCCTCATTAATGTTATATTGATTATTGTATGATGATATTAATTTGAGGGATGAGATAATGAGAAAGACTTTATATTTATTTTTTGTTTCTATTTTGTTGATGGTATTCATTTTAGAAGGATGCTCAAAACAGAAAGATTCTCACACTGAAGATAGTGAAAATGAAAATATGTATGCAAGTCATCAATCAAAAATGACTAAAGATTGGCAAACATACGATGGTGAAATATACCATATCTTTTATCATCCACTTATTACTGACGCTAAAGTGGCATTTTCGGGGAGCCCACAAGAAGCCAAAGGTAATAATGACTGGATGATTACAGCTAACGAATTTAAAAAATCTCTAGAAGAGTTACATAAAAGAAATTATATTTTAATTAATCCACACGATGCTTATGATTTAAAAGCAAAAACGATAAATAAGAAGAAATTAAAATTACCTAAAGGTAAAAAACCATTAATACTATCTATCGATGACATGAACTATTATGAGTACATGCGTGGAAAAGGGTATGCCGACAGATTAGTTTTAGATAAAAACAAACATGTTGTGTCAGAAACGAAGCGAAAGAATGGCAAAGTAACACATTCTAAAGACGATGATATCGTTCCAATATTAAATGACTTTGTTAAAAAACACCCTGATTTCTCTTTAAATGGACAAAAAGGTGTAGTTGCATTAACAGGATATAATGGCGTTTTAGGATATCGTACAAATGAAATAGATAGTAAGCATTATAAGGACCGTAAAGCTAAAGCAACAAAAGTAGCTGATGCAATGAAAAGAGATGGTTGGACATTCGCCAGTCACTCATATGGACATATTAATTTTGAACAATCATCTTTTGAAGGAATTGTTAAAGATACAAAACGTTGGGAGAAAGAAGTTACACCAATTATAGGTAAAACTGATTTATTTATTTTCCCCCATGGTGCCCAGGATAGAGATACGCCAGCATATAACTATCTGATTAAAGAAGGTCACTTTAAATATTTGGCTGGAGTAGGACCTAACAACTTTACAGATGTTGAACCAGATAATGTATATCAAGATAGAGTTGCAGTAGATGGTTTGAACTTATACGAATTTAAAGATAAATTAAAGCCTTTTATGAATCCTGAGAAGGTTTATGATAAACACGATCGCAGTTACTTTAGAGGGAATAAAGATTATCAACAAGAATAAATATTCGTTAATAAGATGAAGTTATGCGAATTATTTACTTTCATAATTTCATTCAGATAATTACTCATAACAAGTAAACAGGCTAAGACATTAACGTTATGTCCTAGCCTGTTTTACATTAAGAAATAGCATAATAAATCTTACTCGTAAGGATTGCCAAATTTTCTACAATATTCATAAAAGCCAAATCTGTTCATAAAAGAGATTTTATCAATGTTTTCATCAGAATCCAGATTTATCATTTTAAGAACTTGTTCGGTAAATTCAATAGGCGCAGTTCCATTAGCAGTAACAAGATGATTATCACGAATGGATTGAGTATTTTTAAATGATTTATGATTTAAATAATTAGGAAATTCAGCCCATAATTGAATTGAATTTCCAGTATGATGATATTGATTTAAGAAACCATTTTTAGCTAAATAGTCTACAGCACCACAAATCGCACCGATAGGTTTCGATGAATTAAAATTCTCATTAATGAAATTTAATAAAGTAGTTGATTCAATATGCCAGTTATTACCACCAATTAGTATTAATAAATCACCAGTTGGACATCTTTGGTTTAAATTATAATCAATCAAAGTTTTAAAACCACCTATCGATGTAACAATATCTTGTAGAGAGACAGTTTTAACTTGCCATTCAGAGCTTTGATTAAGTTCAGAATTAAGATATGAGGCTTCCCAATCTGCATATTCATCTAATAATAAAAATAGAGCTGTTTTCATAGTTAAACTCCCTTAATTAATGTCCTTTATGCTTTTCTTTCGATTTTTGTCTTTTTATAGACTTCTTATACGCTTTTAATTGTTCTTTATGGCTTTTCTTTAGTTTTTTTCGTGATTTCTTTTTTAACTCTTGTTCTTTCTTTATAGCTTCTTGAGCCATTGTAGTAAATTTAGGCTTTTTTTGCTCCTTAGCTACTTCTCTTTGTAATCTCTTGGGATTAACTTTCTTGACTTTCTTTTGAACACTTATCCGCGTATGTGTGTTATCAATTAAAGACTCTAAATCCTCCTTGATAAATTTAAGAACGTCTTCGTCATTTGGCTCTGGACCAAAGACGTGTTTAGAAAATCGAACTGAATTATTGTTATTGAATTCAACTAAACCTATAAAAAACTGACCATCATGAAATATTGATAATTTCATGTACAGTCCCTCCTCTATTAAATATTGAAATGATGGACAACCTGAGGAGGAGGGCTACTGACAAATCTTATGATTTGCATTGGGACTACCAACCCAATTGTGTTTTTACATTTCACTGATAAGTATTACATGAACAAGTCAATATTACAAAAACACTTAATTTATAGAGCTCTTGAAGCAAGTTAATTTAATCCTCTTATGCGCGTGTATTCGGTATTTTTGAAAAGTTGAGCAAAACTTGATATAAGTATATGTAAAGTACATAAACTAACAAGAATATTAGAAAAATGAAATCAGGTGATACGATGTTTCGAAGAATACTATATATAACAGGCACGATAGGATTAACATCATTACTTTTAACTTCTCAAAGTTATGCAGTAGAAAAGCCCACACCTCTAGTCAATAAAGAAGAAAATGCTAATATTTCAACTCAATATGAACCTCAATCACTCACGCTCACTACAAAACAAGGTCAAATTTTATACAATTACAACGAAAATAAAAAAGTAGATCCTGCCTCTTTAACTAAAATGATGACAATGTATTTAACATTGGATGCAGTTAAATCAGGAAAAATACATATGAAAGATAAAATAAAAATTACATCTAAACAAGCGCAATTATCTCAAAAGTCTAACCTTTCTTCGGTACCGTTAGAAGCAGGACAAACATATACTGTTAAAGATATATTGAGCCAAACAGCTTTAGCTTCAAGTAATGCTGCTGCTTTAATTCTAGGCGCAAAGGTATCAAGTTCGACTTCTACTTTTACAGATAAAATGAATCAGCAGGCCAAAACATTTCACATGAAAGACACACACTTTACAAGTCCAGCTGGAGCAGATACTGAGTTATTAGGATCTAGCGCACCTCAAAAGTATAAGAACCAAGGGAAGACTTCCAGTACGTCTAAAGATATGAATATCATGATGTATCACATGATCAAAGAGCACCCTGAAATACTTAAAACCACACAAAATAAATCAGATACACAAAAAGGACAATCATTTGAATCTACGAATTTATCTTTGAAAGGTCAGCCGAAATATTATAAAGGGACTGACGGACTCAAGACTGGTACGAGTGATTCCGGATATAGTTTAGCTTTAACCAATAAGCAACATGGTTTGAGATTAAATGAGACGATTTTAGATGTTACACCATATCCTAGTGAAACAGCTAAATTAAATCGTAATGAAATTGCGAATGATATGATGAAATATTATCGAAAGCAATATGAATATAAAAAGGTGTTATCTAAAGGTGAACATCAAATTGATGGCAAAAAATACACAGTAAAAAAAGACTTATATGACGTCGTACCTAAACATAAAAAATGGTATATTGCGATTAATGATAAAGGGAATGCTTACGTTCACTATCAACGACATTTTCTTGATGGTGCTTCTTATCCATCGGTAAAAGCTGAAAAGAAAAGTAGTGGCTTATTTGGATGGTTATCGCATTGAATAATGCGATAACTTTTTTATTGATCTACAAAAGCGCTATATCTTATTTATTACTTATGATTGCAAAAAGTGTGGTGCATTCACTATAAGACACTCGATGAACGTTCAATATGATTGCGCACAGTGTCCGCACTGTAATGAAAACAGCAATACGTGTTTTTAATGCCTTTTAAACTTAATAAAAGGATAGCAAGTTAAAGAAACGAATTGAAAGAGGGCATGAACCTTGGATTGTTCCTAAAACAAATTCACCCAAAACTAGACGTAAAAAAGCCATACAAGGAAGATCTTGGATGGCTGGACATTAATGATTAAAACCTCTATTATAATTTCTTCTGAAGATTCATAATCATTCTTGATAAATAGATGAGGGATTGCAAAACTATCTTTATATAGATGTGTTTTCAATCCCTCTCTTTTATGAATATAGTTTAGAACTTCTTTATATTTGTTTCTCTGATACCATTGATTATTTTAACTACCTCTATAGTTAACTCATCGACAGATCGTTCTTGACCTTCTTTAAGCCAAGCATAAATGATACGTAATATACCACCTGCTATAAATTCTTTATAAACTTCTAAATCAATAGTGAAACGTATACCGTGCCTTATGTCGAAATTAACTTGTCTCTCTACACCTTTATAAAGTTGCGTATAGACGATACGTGTCACTTCATCATAATACGAAATAGTAAAGATACTTTGAATCGTTTCTCGATTTTCAATTAAAAAATAAAGCGTATCTCTGACGATATTTTCAAAATATGATTTAGGCTGTTTGACTAATAAACTCTCTGAATGAGATTCATGCAAACTATTGGAAAAGTTGGCTAAGACTTGGTTTAATAAATCGTATTTATCACTATAGTGACGATAAAAAGTAGAGCGTCGTACCATAGCACGATCACACAAATCTTGAACTGTAATCTGACTAAAATTTTTAGTTTTAAGTAATTCTAAAAATGAATCCATTAGAGCACGTTGTGTCTTCTTAACACGTAAATCATTGCTATTCATTATTGTTCACCTCATTAATCGGACACTTCAAAATCTGTGTGACTTAAGCGACATTTTTTGTATTTTGGCTACTCAATAAAATTGAAGCCGATGTATAATTATTGTTAGTTAAAGTCTCTGACTTATTAATTAACTAAAGTATAGTTATAGTTTACTACTGTTATATGTGATAACAAAATATATAATTTAGTTATACAAATATTTATTCGTAATTAGAGAAGGGTTGTTAAAATATAAGAAGGAGATTTTAAATGATCAAGTCAGTATTCACTTGGCTTTTATGGGAAAGCATTTAATCGAGAGGGAATCATGACGAACATAATTATTCATCATGATTTTCTCTTAATTTTCACCTTTAGTATGATAGTTATGCACGCCATCAAGTAGGGTCACCATTTCTTTAGTTAACTCATTGATCGAACGTTCTTGACCATCTTGAATCCAAGCATACATTGTTCTCAATATTCCTCCGGTTATAAATTCAGCAAGTATTTCTATATCGACATCGAACTCAACGCCGTGCTGTATTTCAAACTGTATTTGTGCTTTCATCCCTTCATATAATTGTTTGAATATAATATCGGTCACTTCATCATAAAGCGCTAATGTTAATACATTTTGAACAATAGACTTATGATTATATAGATATTGTAATGATTCGTGAATGACCTTTTCGAAATGAGCTCTAGGATTCTCAGGGTTTAATGTTGAGAAATGCTTCTCTCTTACTCTGAAAATTAATTTTCGTATTAATAACTTAAGCAAATCGTATTTATCATCAAAACGTCGGTAAAACGTTGAACGTCTTACGAGAGCTTTATCGCACAAATCTTGTACTGTTATTTGATTGAACTCTTTTGTTCTTAAAGTTTCAAATAAAGCATCTAATAGAGCTTTTTCTGTTTTTTCTACACGCAAATCTTTACTCTTCATTATACACCTCTAAAAAAGAGACATTTTTAATTAAATGTCACATAAGTATCAGATAGCTTAATTTGGATATACATTGTTTGAATTTAAGTTGGTATAATAATTTAATTAACATGTTCAAAGCAATGGTATTACTATGTAAGCCATACTAACTCATTTAATTGGGCTTTGTGGGTTAGTATGTTTTGTGTGGTAATTAGAGTATACTTTTTTATTTTTCTCAAAATCACTTAAACAGCTTAATTGCTGTATCCCTAAATTTTTGTGTATTAATGTAGTCAAGTATCTCTAGTTATTGCGTGTGTAAAGCAAAATGCTGATCGTTATCGATTGGTATTTTGCTTTTTTTGTGGATTTTTAAAAAATGTATCGGTGAAAGTTTTAATATTTATAAGTATTTAATAAATATATGTATAACTACTTTTAGAATAATATATCCAGTAGATTCAAACAAGGCGAATCGTCCCTTTAACCACATATTTCACACGTTTTTTTAAAATTAATATTTTACTCAAGTGCAGAAGGAATACATCATTATAAAAATGTTCACTTGATGAACGACAATATATTAAACAATAGTAAATTTGAAAAATTTAGATATAAAATAAAATTTTAGCTCGACGTTGATTAGATGATAAATCATCGCCGAGCTTTTTCAGTTAAAGGATATATCTTTTTAAGTGTTTAGCGGTTACTGAATTTTTAATATTTAAAAGTCCCGCAGGCTGACCACTATACAATAGTTGTCCACCTTTATCTCCAGCATAAGGGCCTATATCGATAAACCAGTCAGCTTGTGTCATCATCGTTAAATTATGTTCGATAAGAATAACCGTGTTATGATCGTCAATTAAATGATTGAAGCAATCAATCAGTACAGGTAAATCATCTTCATGAAGCCCCGTCGTTGGTTCATCAAAAATAAAAATATGATCATGTACATCTTCAGTTAAATAGCGACTTAGTTTAACGCGTTGAATTTCACCGCCTGACAATGTATCTAAAGATTGTCCTAATGTCATATATTGAAGTCCTGTATTAGCCAAAGCTTGAAGCGGACGAGTGATACTGTCTTGACCTTCAAATTGAGAGATGGCTTCACTTACAGTAAGGGCAAGTATATCTGCGATAGAATATCCCTCTACCTTCGCCTCTAATACTTCAGGGCGATATCTTGTGCCACCACACATTTCACACACTTGAGAAAAGTCTGGCATAAATACGAGTTCGGTCTTAAGTACGCCTTTACCATTACATTCAGGGCAAGCGCCCTCAGAATTATAGCTAAACATACTTTTCTTCATACCAGTATGTTGACTAAAGAAACTTCTTACCTCATCGAAGATATCTAAGTATGTGAGTAAATTAGAGCGATTCGATGCGTGAGGCGGTTTCTGATCGATGAAGATAGCACGTTGCTCTTGTTCAAAGGCTGCTGAGATAAGGGAACTCTTACCTGAGCCAGCCACACCAGTAACTACGGTCATCGCATGTTTTGGTAATTGAGTTGAAATATGATTTAAATTGTTACGTGAAATATTCTCAATATTAAACATGTCATGAGTTGCTTTAGGATGGTCTTTAAGTTGATGTGTTCTGTTTAAAGCTTGACCTGTGCTCGTCTGAGATTTAAGAAGGTCTTGATAACTTCCTTCAAACATAATCTCTCCACCATCTTTGCCTGCATTCGGACCTATATCAATAATGTGGTCAGCCGTTTGAATAACATCAGGGTCATGTTCAACAACGATCACCGTATTACCTTTTTGTTTAAGTGATTCAATCATGTCATTAATTCTCTGAATATCTTCTGGGTGAAGTCCTACACTCGGTTCATCGATGATGTAAACTAAATCACTTAATGGACTATTTAAATGATGAATAAGTTTTATCCGTTGAGATTCGCCGCCAGAAAGCGTTGTCGTTTCACGAGATAACGTTAGGTAATTCAAACCTATATAGCTTAATGCTTGTAATTGCTGCTTTAAAGGTTCGATAATCACTTTTGCTGTGTTTGAATCTATTTTTTCTAGAAAATGAACAGCCTCATCAATGGGTAAATCTGTAAATTCAGCAATGTTTAAGCCATTGATTTTACAACTCAACACTTTATCATTAAGCCTTTTACCATGACATGAAGGGCAATCATGCTTAGTAACGACTCGATCAATATCCGCTTTGAAGCGTTTCTTCTCAAAGTTATCATTTAGTAAGAAAGAGCGTCTGAAACGATGAATTAGACCTTCAAATTTAGCTGTTCTAGGCCAATTTGATGGCGGATTCTTCAACTTTGTAGGTTCAGTGTATAAAAAAGTGTCCAATTCTTCTTTTGTATAATCTTTTAACTTTTTATCATTATCAAATAGACCTGTATAAAGATATCTTTTACCTCGCCAACTATCGGGTCTAAACGACGGGAATTTAATGGCATCTTCATTGAGCGATTTATCAAAATCAAGTAACTCATTTAAATCAATGTCTTCAACATAACCTAATCCTGAACATGTTTCACACATACCTTTTGGATTATTAAATGAGAAAATATCAGAATAACCAACAAAAGGTTCTCCTATTCTTGACCATAATAATCTCACAGAAGCATAAATATCAGAAATAGTTCCTACCGTCGAACGTGAATTACCACCTAGGCGTTTCTGATTAATAATCATTGCAACGGGAAGGTGATTGATTTGATCAACGTCTGGTTTTTCATATTGTGTGAGTTGATGTTGAACATAACTTGAGTATGTTTCATTTAATAGACGTTCAGATTCAGCAGCAATGGTATTAAATACTAGTGAAGACTTACCTGAGCCTGACCGCCCTGTAAATACAATTAATTGATGTTTCGGTATATTAACATCGATATTTTTTAAATTATTTTGTCTAGCGCCTATGATTTCAATTTGTGACATGGAATTCACCTCATTACTTAATACATACCCCAGGTACACTAAAGTATTACTACTGTTCAAGTCTATCAATCGTGATATTAAGATTAAAATATTTCTTTAGAAAATACTTATAATTGTGGGACGATACCTCACATTTTTCTTTAGAACTTTGTGAAGTTAACGTAAGACTTTGATGTGTCATCGTCGCACGTCCAAATGACTGTGGTTGTGTGATTAATAGCTGCTTAACAAAGATAGAGTTTGGATTACTCTCGTTATAAATGATTTTATCGCTGAAATCTTGAATTGATTGAGGCTCTAAGTAGGCGTGATATAGAGTAGTCCATTTATTATTTTTCAATTTTTGAACATGATAGCAGTCTTCTTTGTAAAAAATTGCGCGAAATTCTCCATTTATATCAGAAATACTCACTGGTTGAGACGGATGTGAAATCGGGATTGCATGTAGAGGTAAGTCACCAAACCCAACGTCTGTCACATAATAAGTATCATTTAAAATTGTGTATAAAGACATATGTGAGCCTTCTAAAGCAACACCGCCATCTGGAGTATGAACTGTTCCAGAAGCTCGATGGACAGCAAAACCTTTTTTCTCTAAGTACGTTCCGAACAAGTGGTTCATTTCATAACAGAACCCACCGCGATGTTGGTTTATAACTTTGTCCAATAAATCATCAGTATTAACAGAGATCGGAACTTGATTTTGAACGTTAATATTTTCAAATGGAACAGTCATCATATAGCGTTCCATAAAATAATCTAGCGAGGCTTTATCATTATTGTCATAACGAGAAGAATCAATATTTAAATAGCTTTCAAACTGCGATAGTTCCATATTTCTTCCTCCTACAATTTTTATTTTCACACTCATCTCTATTTTAAAAAAGACACCCATTAATATGTAAGTTTATAGGTTTAATCGGCTTTATAATGCTTGATTTAATTGTGTATAATTATTGACAAAATTGCAATTATCTCGTAATATTTGTTTTAAATTAAATCGAAAAGAAAAGTGTTTTGATTCTTATATACTTTTTATATAAAGAGTGTGTGAGAAAAATTTTTCATAATAATTGGAAACGCTTTCTTAACGATGGAAAGGATGGTCATTATGGAAGCTATTAAAGCGATATTTAGCAAGATCTTTGAATTATTACCACGCGCAATCGTAAATCTATTTATTTAGAAATACGCTATTGTGGAGTTCATTTTTCAAAAATAAACAAATAGAGAGGTGCTTACTATGAAAACAAGACAAAACAAGTATAGTATTCGTAAATTTAGTGTGGGGGCATCATCCATCTTAATCGCAGCTTTATTATTTATGGGTGGAGGCTCAGCACAAGCGGCCGAACAAAATCAGGAACAGGGAAATCCTGAGAAGGCAACAGCACAATCTATTGGGGATGAAAATGAAGATTCAAATGGGCAACAGGCGACAGAGGATGACACGTCTCAATCAGCTAAAGAAACTACGTCTGAACAGCCAAATGTTGAAAAAGATAATAGCGAAAATGCTAATGATAATCAAACAAGCTTACATAATGAAAATAATCAAAACACTGAACAACAAGATTCAGAAACTGAAGAACAAGATACAGCACAAAATACAGAACAAACGAAGTCTACTGAAGAACAAGGTAAAGAGGAACAAACTTCTGAACAAGATACAACTCAAGATTCAACTAAGTCATCAGATGAACAAGTGGAATCTAGTGAGGATTCACAGGTAGATAATAGTAAAGAGGACGCAAATCAAGAGGATGCTGACCAAGCGGACTTAAAATCTGAACAAACAGAAGAACAAACGGATGTTCAAACACAACCAACAGAAAAATCTGATGAAGATAAATCAACTCAATCTAAACCAGAAGTGAATCAAAATCAAGAAAGTGAAAAAGATTCATCTGAGACTCAAGATAATCTAAAACAAGACAATCCAAAAACTGAAGATAAAACAGAAGAAGTATCAAATTCACAAAAAGATTTACAAAAAGATACTCAAAATAACCAACAAAAAGACGACTTATCTTCAGATAAAGAGACAACTCAATCAGACAGAGCAGTAAAAAATCAAGCTAAAGAGGAAACTGAAGCGTCTCAAACTGATAAAGATCAAACTCAAACTGCGACTGCAACTGCAACAAAACCAAAAGCATCACAACAAGATAAAGAAAATGATGCAGAAGAACAGCAAAAAGTGTCAGCGCAAGACGAAGCAACTTCAGAAGAGACTCCAGCTGAAACAGATAACCACAAAACTCAAGCATTGAGTGTAAGTGACAAAGCAAATCCTAAATCTGAGAAAGATGAATCATCTAACAATGACAAAGATTCTAAAGATGGATTAGGTACGCTTAAGAGTAATGCTGTAGCTACTACAAATAAAAATTCTAAGCAACAAACAACGAAACAACAGAAAGATCAAACAAATAAAGCGGCTAAACAAAGCCAATATAAAAATCATGACCCAATCATTTTAGTTCATGGTTTCAATGGTTTCACTGATGATATCAACCCTTCAGTGCTTGCACATTATTGGGGCGGCGATAAAATGAATATCCGTCAAGATTTAGAAGAGAATGGTTATAAATCTTATGAAGCAAGTATTAGTGCATTTGGTAGTAACTACGATCGCGCAGTTGAACTATATTACTATATTAAAGGTGGCCGTGTAGATTATGGTGCTGCACATGCTGCGAAATATGGTCATAAACGTTACGGTAAAACATATGAAGGTGTATACAAAGATTGGAAACCAGGCCAAAAAGTTCATCTTGTTGGACATAGTATGGGTGGTCAAACAATCCGTCAATTAGAAGAGTTACTAAGAAACGGAAATCCTGAAGAAGTCAAATATCAAAAAGAACATGGTGGCGAAATTTCTCCATTATATAAAGGTAATAATGACAATATGGTTTCTTCAATCACAACTTTAGGTACACCACATAATGGTACGCACGCATCAGATGAATTAGGTAATGAAGCGCTAGTACGTCAAGTTGTGTATGATTTAGGAAGAGCATTCGGTAATAAAAATTCTCGCGTAGACTTTGGATTATCACAATGGGGTCTTAAACAAAAACCAAACGAATCACGTATTGATTATGTGAAGAGAGTTCAAAAATCTAAATTATGGAAATCTAAAGATAATGGTTTCAATGATTTAACTCGTGATGGTGCGACTGACCTTAACCGTAAAACATCATTAAATCCTAATATTGTTTATAAAACATATACAGGTGAATCTACGCATAAAGGTCTATTTGGTAGACAAAAAGCAGATTTAAATCTTTTCTTCCCATTCACGGTAACTGCCAATGTTATTGGTAAAGCTAAAGAGAAAGAATGGAGAGAAAATGACGGTTTAGTATCAGTTATTTCTTCTCAACATCCATTCAATCAAAAATATGTTGAAGCTACAGACCAAAATCAAAAAGGTGTATGGCAAGTGACACCAACTAAACATGACTGGGATCATGTGGACTTTGTTGGACAAGATAGCTCAGATACAGTACGCTCAAGAGAGGAACTACAACAATTCTGGCATGGACTTGCAGATG
Proteins encoded in this region:
- the pbp4 gene encoding penicillin-binding protein PBP4 encodes the protein MFRRILYITGTIGLTSLLLTSQSYAVEKPTPLVNKEENANISTQYEPQSLTLTTKQGQILYNYNENKKVDPASLTKMMTMYLTLDAVKSGKIHMKDKIKITSKQAQLSQKSNLSSVPLEAGQTYTVKDILSQTALASSNAAALILGAKVSSSTSTFTDKMNQQAKTFHMKDTHFTSPAGADTELLGSSAPQKYKNQGKTSSTSKDMNIMMYHMIKEHPEILKTTQNKSDTQKGQSFESTNLSLKGQPKYYKGTDGLKTGTSDSGYSLALTNKQHGLRLNETILDVTPYPSETAKLNRNEIANDMMKYYRKQYEYKKVLSKGEHQIDGKKYTVKKDLYDVVPKHKKWYIAINDKGNAYVHYQRHFLDGASYPSVKAEKKSSGLFGWLSH
- a CDS encoding excinuclease ABC subunit UvrA gives rise to the protein MSQIEIIGARQNNLKNIDVNIPKHQLIVFTGRSGSGKSSLVFNTIAAESERLLNETYSSYVQHQLTQYEKPDVDQINHLPVAMIINQKRLGGNSRSTVGTISDIYASVRLLWSRIGEPFVGYSDIFSFNNPKGMCETCSGLGYVEDIDLNELLDFDKSLNEDAIKFPSFRPDSWRGKRYLYTGLFDNDKKLKDYTKEELDTFLYTEPTKLKNPPSNWPRTAKFEGLIHRFRRSFLLNDNFEKKRFKADIDRVVTKHDCPSCHGKRLNDKVLSCKINGLNIAEFTDLPIDEAVHFLEKIDSNTAKVIIEPLKQQLQALSYIGLNYLTLSRETTTLSGGESQRIKLIHHLNSPLSDLVYIIDEPSVGLHPEDIQRINDMIESLKQKGNTVIVVEHDPDVIQTADHIIDIGPNAGKDGGEIMFEGSYQDLLKSQTSTGQALNRTHQLKDHPKATHDMFNIENISRNNLNHISTQLPKHAMTVVTGVAGSGKSSLISAAFEQEQRAIFIDQKPPHASNRSNLLTYLDIFDEVRSFFSQHTGMKKSMFSYNSEGACPECNGKGVLKTELVFMPDFSQVCEMCGGTRYRPEVLEAKVEGYSIADILALTVSEAISQFEGQDSITRPLQALANTGLQYMTLGQSLDTLSGGEIQRVKLSRYLTEDVHDHIFIFDEPTTGLHEDDLPVLIDCFNHLIDDHNTVILIEHNLTMMTQADWFIDIGPYAGDKGGQLLYSGQPAGLLNIKNSVTAKHLKRYIL
- a CDS encoding polysaccharide deacetylase family protein, which codes for MMRKTLYLFFVSILLMVFILEGCSKQKDSHTEDSENENMYASHQSKMTKDWQTYDGEIYHIFYHPLITDAKVAFSGSPQEAKGNNDWMITANEFKKSLEELHKRNYILINPHDAYDLKAKTINKKKLKLPKGKKPLILSIDDMNYYEYMRGKGYADRLVLDKNKHVVSETKRKNGKVTHSKDDDIVPILNDFVKKHPDFSLNGQKGVVALTGYNGVLGYRTNEIDSKHYKDRKAKATKVADAMKRDGWTFASHSYGHINFEQSSFEGIVKDTKRWEKEVTPIIGKTDLFIFPHGAQDRDTPAYNYLIKEGHFKYLAGVGPNNFTDVEPDNVYQDRVAVDGLNLYEFKDKLKPFMNPEKVYDKHDRSYFRGNKDYQQE
- a CDS encoding TetR/AcrR family transcriptional regulator, with the protein product MNSNDLRVKKTQRALMDSFLELLKTKNFSQITVQDLCDRAMVRRSTFYRHYSDKYDLLNQVLANFSNSLHESHSESLLVKQPKSYFENIVRDTLYFLIENRETIQSIFTISYYDEVTRIVYTQLYKGVERQVNFDIRHGIRFTIDLEVYKEFIAGGILRIIYAWLKEGQERSVDELTIEVVKIINGIRETNIKKF
- a CDS encoding arylamine N-acetyltransferase — encoded protein: MELSQFESYLNIDSSRYDNNDKASLDYFMERYMMTVPFENINVQNQVPISVNTDDLLDKVINQHRGGFCYEMNHLFGTYLEKKGFAVHRASGTVHTPDGGVALEGSHMSLYTILNDTYYVTDVGFGDLPLHAIPISHPSQPVSISDINGEFRAIFYKEDCYHVQKLKNNKWTTLYHAYLEPQSIQDFSDKIIYNESNPNSIFVKQLLITQPQSFGRATMTHQSLTLTSQSSKEKCEVSSHNYKYFLKKYFNLNITIDRLEQ
- a CDS encoding TetR/AcrR family transcriptional regulator; translated protein: MKSKDLRVEKTEKALLDALFETLRTKEFNQITVQDLCDKALVRRSTFYRRFDDKYDLLKLLIRKLIFRVREKHFSTLNPENPRAHFEKVIHESLQYLYNHKSIVQNVLTLALYDEVTDIIFKQLYEGMKAQIQFEIQHGVEFDVDIEILAEFITGGILRTMYAWIQDGQERSINELTKEMVTLLDGVHNYHTKGEN
- a CDS encoding YjdF family protein; amino-acid sequence: MKLSIFHDGQFFIGLVEFNNNNSVRFSKHVFGPEPNDEDVLKFIKEDLESLIDNTHTRISVQKKVKKVNPKRLQREVAKEQKKPKFTTMAQEAIKKEQELKKKSRKKLKKSHKEQLKAYKKSIKRQKSKEKHKGH
- a CDS encoding type 1 glutamine amidotransferase family protein is translated as MKTALFLLLDEYADWEASYLNSELNQSSEWQVKTVSLQDIVTSIGGFKTLIDYNLNQRCPTGDLLILIGGNNWHIESTTLLNFINENFNSSKPIGAICGAVDYLAKNGFLNQYHHTGNSIQLWAEFPNYLNHKSFKNTQSIRDNHLVTANGTAPIEFTEQVLKMINLDSDENIDKISFMNRFGFYEYCRKFGNPYE